One Brevibacillus choshinensis genomic window carries:
- a CDS encoding MFS transporter yields the protein MNKKHLALLFLIAFLTMLGFGIIIPILPYFAEKLGASSLQIGILFASYNIMQLIFAPIWGALSDRIGRKPLVAFGLLGFSITFILFGLAESYTAMLAYRIIGGIVSAAAMPTVTAMVADLFPPEERAKGMGVIGAGIGLSFVFGPVIGGLLSSYGFAVPFFASGTVALLTFFVILFALPESLPKEKRTGHASKRAGNPLVSLFGSLSLLYGILFIVSFAFSGLETTFALYINDLYGFTSKDLGYMFLVMGIISAFVQGGLIGKMVKSMGEAAVLTLGILLYGIGFFAIPLSGNFWVLALVLSLFGAGQGMIRATATAMITHRTTQGQGVTTGAISSMDSLGRILGPLAGGAVYQFTSSGPFFLGGVLMVLILLWFRTSYKRLPEPSAQA from the coding sequence GTGAATAAGAAGCACCTTGCCCTCTTGTTCTTGATTGCTTTTCTCACCATGCTGGGCTTTGGTATCATCATTCCGATCTTGCCGTACTTTGCGGAGAAGCTGGGTGCATCATCCTTACAAATAGGTATACTGTTCGCCAGCTATAATATTATGCAGCTGATCTTTGCCCCGATCTGGGGCGCGCTTTCTGACCGCATCGGACGCAAGCCGCTGGTCGCATTTGGACTGCTGGGCTTTTCCATCACCTTTATCCTGTTTGGATTGGCGGAGAGCTATACAGCCATGCTGGCCTACCGGATTATCGGCGGAATTGTCTCTGCTGCAGCCATGCCAACCGTAACCGCGATGGTAGCTGACCTGTTCCCACCTGAGGAGCGCGCGAAGGGGATGGGCGTGATTGGAGCCGGCATCGGACTGAGCTTTGTGTTTGGCCCTGTCATCGGTGGACTTTTGAGCAGCTACGGCTTTGCAGTCCCTTTCTTTGCTTCCGGGACCGTCGCCCTGCTCACCTTCTTCGTTATTTTGTTCGCCCTGCCGGAAAGCTTACCCAAGGAAAAACGTACGGGACATGCTTCCAAACGGGCGGGAAATCCGCTGGTATCGCTCTTCGGCTCCCTTTCCCTGCTGTACGGCATCCTGTTCATTGTCTCGTTCGCCTTTTCCGGGCTCGAAACGACGTTTGCCTTGTACATCAACGACTTGTACGGCTTCACCTCCAAAGACTTGGGCTACATGTTTCTCGTCATGGGGATCATTTCCGCATTCGTCCAGGGCGGACTGATCGGAAAAATGGTGAAGAGCATGGGAGAAGCAGCAGTCCTGACTCTTGGGATACTCCTGTACGGCATTGGCTTTTTTGCCATCCCGTTATCTGGAAACTTCTGGGTGCTCGCACTCGTCCTGTCTTTGTTCGGTGCAGGACAAGGCATGATCCGCGCGACCGCTACGGCCATGATCACGCACCGTACGACGCAAGGACAAGGAGTCACGACTGGCGCGATCAGCTCAATGGACAGCTTGGGCCGAATCCTCGGTCCACTGGCAGGAGGCGCTGTGTACCAGTTTACCTCCAGCGGTCCGTTCTTCCTGGGCGGCGTGCTGATGGTGCTCATCCTTCTCTGGTTCCGCACCAGCTATAAGCGTTTGCCTGAGCCGAGCGCACAGGCATAA
- a CDS encoding MFS transporter: MGAHSRWLMISVGLGILLNPLNSSMISVAIARLQDVYRLDFTVVSWIIFSFYIASAIAQPVMGKASDLFGRKKIFLTGLVVSFIASLLAPLSPNFGWLIVFRIVQAIGTSMMVAVGMALVRIHITEKQATALSVLSIFLSGAAAIGPFIGGVLIHYWDWSAIFLVNIPFLVASLLLAWRMIPKDESPTSVLLSMSFRKWLDLIDATGILLFTVGLVALLFGLLSAKSSGHVSLWQIIVGVIGLVLLLAFVRHELKTASPFIPLRTFAKYPAMTWVNVEFMLVNVLFYSLFFGLPSYLQKVRHVSEFHTGILMLSLGLCSLVVSPIAGRWIDKSGPRSALIVSALLMAFGSVWLVLLHQDSHVISVCLALAAFGISNGLNNVGMQAALFKSSPKEIIGVASGLFNTSRYLGTILSSLLIGIVMGDQFSSEGLRVLGIILTTIALFLVFMSLRRESRQLSPASK, translated from the coding sequence ATGGGGGCTCACAGCAGGTGGTTGATGATTTCCGTTGGACTGGGGATACTATTGAACCCATTAAATTCTTCGATGATTTCTGTTGCTATTGCGAGGCTGCAAGATGTGTACCGTCTTGACTTCACTGTTGTTTCGTGGATCATTTTCTCTTTCTACATTGCGAGTGCCATCGCTCAACCTGTCATGGGAAAGGCAAGCGATTTGTTCGGCCGTAAGAAGATATTTCTTACCGGGCTTGTCGTATCCTTCATAGCATCATTATTGGCTCCATTATCACCAAACTTTGGGTGGCTCATTGTGTTCCGAATTGTGCAAGCAATCGGAACAAGCATGATGGTTGCAGTTGGAATGGCCCTTGTACGAATTCATATTACGGAGAAACAAGCGACTGCGCTGTCCGTATTGTCTATCTTCCTATCCGGAGCAGCAGCGATTGGACCGTTTATCGGCGGGGTCTTGATTCATTATTGGGATTGGTCTGCTATCTTTCTCGTTAATATTCCGTTCTTGGTGGCGAGCTTGCTGTTAGCTTGGAGGATGATTCCAAAGGACGAATCCCCAACATCCGTGCTACTTAGCATGTCCTTTCGAAAATGGCTGGATTTGATTGATGCAACAGGGATCCTGCTCTTCACAGTGGGCCTGGTTGCACTGCTATTTGGATTACTGTCAGCAAAATCATCCGGGCATGTCTCATTGTGGCAGATCATTGTCGGGGTGATTGGCCTCGTGCTGCTTTTGGCTTTCGTACGACATGAGTTAAAAACGGCGTCACCCTTTATTCCTCTGCGGACATTCGCCAAGTATCCTGCGATGACTTGGGTCAATGTCGAATTCATGCTTGTTAACGTCCTTTTTTACTCGCTTTTTTTCGGGCTTCCGTCCTACTTGCAAAAGGTGCGTCATGTCAGCGAGTTCCATACAGGGATTCTCATGCTAAGCTTAGGTTTGTGCTCACTCGTTGTTTCTCCAATAGCAGGACGATGGATTGATAAATCAGGACCTCGGTCGGCATTGATCGTATCCGCACTACTAATGGCATTTGGGTCTGTGTGGCTCGTGTTGTTACATCAAGATTCACATGTCATCAGTGTGTGTTTGGCTTTAGCTGCGTTTGGTATCAGCAACGGGTTAAACAATGTCGGTATGCAAGCAGCCTTGTTCAAAAGTTCTCCAAAAGAAATAATCGGAGTAGCATCCGGATTATTTAATACATCCAGATACCTGGGGACCATTCTATCCTCGTTGTTGATCGGCATTGTAATGGGAGATCAGTTCAGCTCCGAGGGGTTGCGAGTGCTGGGGATTATCCTCACGACAATCGCATTGTTCTTGGTATTCATGAGTCTGCGACGGGAATCGAGACAATTGAGTCCAGCTTCCAAGTGA
- a CDS encoding YqgQ family protein — protein sequence MNSRPSDFDLKAFLHRFGLFIYTGDPEGDLLLIEDEIRELYELNVIDKEEFMEAMSAVRSKRKADDR from the coding sequence TTGAATTCTCGCCCGAGTGATTTCGACTTAAAGGCGTTTCTGCACCGCTTCGGACTGTTTATTTATACCGGGGACCCCGAGGGGGACTTGCTTTTGATTGAAGATGAGATTCGGGAGCTCTACGAATTAAACGTCATCGACAAGGAAGAATTTATGGAGGCGATGTCAGCTGTGCGCAGCAAGCGTAAAGCGGACGATCGATGA
- a CDS encoding class D sortase, which produces MLWGAGFILAGIFLLMYPQVEKKAADQKQERLIEAFEQLSYVGTQIDEAESPIAEQASVRQDAVELLDGARGVIRIPRIDLNMMIFEGSDESALRKGVGMIEPEKEFGRNNVGLAGHRAVTYGKQFNRLNELAPNDEIEIETKTGRYVFVVIKAFVVDRTKVEVLADQKEPLLTLVTCTPIGKKNPTDRLIVQAKLKNFG; this is translated from the coding sequence ATGCTTTGGGGAGCAGGTTTTATCCTGGCAGGCATTTTTCTCCTAATGTATCCCCAAGTGGAAAAGAAAGCTGCTGATCAAAAGCAAGAGCGATTGATTGAGGCTTTCGAGCAACTGAGCTACGTAGGCACGCAAATCGATGAAGCCGAGTCGCCTATTGCTGAACAAGCAAGCGTGCGGCAAGACGCAGTCGAGCTGCTCGATGGCGCGAGGGGCGTAATCCGGATTCCTAGGATCGATCTGAACATGATGATTTTCGAAGGTTCGGACGAGTCGGCTCTACGCAAAGGCGTAGGCATGATTGAGCCGGAGAAGGAATTCGGCAGGAACAACGTCGGCTTGGCAGGACACCGTGCTGTCACCTACGGCAAACAGTTTAATCGTCTAAACGAGCTCGCGCCGAATGACGAGATCGAGATCGAGACGAAAACCGGGAGATATGTATTTGTCGTCATCAAAGCTTTTGTAGTGGACCGTACGAAAGTAGAGGTCCTTGCCGATCAGAAGGAACCTTTGCTCACGCTAGTTACCTGTACTCCCATTGGAAAGAAGAATCCGACAGATCGGCTGATCGTGCAAGCGAAGTTGAAGAATTTCGGCTGA
- a CDS encoding collagen binding domain-containing protein, giving the protein MQRKYWSIAVAFMLIIHSFFGMASAVHAETTGQTETTGGDTTAGGDTTTGGDTTTGGDTTTGGDTTTGGDTTTGGDTTAGGDTTTGGDTTTGGGTTTPDGGTTAPDGGTHTPDGGTPTPDGGTPTPDGDTPTPDGGTTTPDRGATTPDGTPTPDGDTSTPGGGTTSPVEETVPPPTEPLPDAPPVVVPDPEETVIEENIITSVVMKGENGTSIEEFRPEQGSRVQIDFTWKLPVGHSYSDGATFTFDLPDRFELANSEEGELDGDVGTFEVTGNGTVTLTFNDSIDDGTEVTGNFYVWRQFDESKFEGGTKQQIKFELDGIDPIQVHFLGTNTSDIEKGGRANKSMNPGSIDWTVDFNLGEKSIKNAIFTDELPAGLELDLNSVKVTALEVQLDGSVKEAGTVSKTAAMLPETNGFTIPFGDIDSAYRVTYTTSITDKTDQSFANKAKVESDDLPLPWQDTASVSAKYSKPLAKDSTGYNSKTQTIDWAIYYNYNEQHLDLGNAWIEDAFLDDSQELIESSLTVYRVAIGDDGKGTRVGDKLTLGTDYSFAKLSNGFRLEFIAASGIDNAYEITYQTKPKDRVYANAVLSNEVKMYNQETVTWERKIQENIFAKNVSKIDYASKTIDWRMSLNMDAPSGPWDMSNVVIKDRFENQGLRFLPGSLEISGLKKEDDYTVVADADSEGFTIAFKGTISGAYEITYQTSFDPRIPDRPKSYTNDATLTWDDHKSVGHTLVKAASVTPDSYTTNNGSKTGWYDAEKKIITWTIDINYNLYEIENAVIQDVYTGDQTFVDGSLTVNKLELTGGANGVKIVGDPIEPKHFEKIQNAEGDGFILELGNIDAAHRITYQTSLEGHDVLAEYKNNATLHYGDPASAPLYQASTTIRPTHGGKYLLKSGKQGSGEDEEFAFWTVTVNPSQSTIGAGAVLTDTLSDKQILITDSFKLYTTKVTANGILSKGEEMDSDDYALDVAGNTFTLTFKNELSRAYILEYKSFINASYGEIISNSAAFHGVTVVGVDENGSEGIRVILSGAGGGGTTPSGDLKVVKVDADNPATTLEKAVFALYDKSGATLIKQVETDSNGVALFTNLKLKTYVLKEVAAPAGYVIGPDYQGGKKITLKQGASDPAAGIVGCAAPAPSDPDAAPTSECELTVGNKLLRQGFEFTKVDAENHAVPLAGAIFQLQFENGNGSLENVAELTSDANGKISKGELKPGKYLLTEKTAPKGYKLDPAPIEFTIAANQTQVLKQDIENTINVGSVELLKVDHYTKEPLDGVVFDLVDADGKVVYTGATGSGGKLRVDGLKAGAYRFVEKKALADYELAAPYDFELTEEGLKELTITNKLIPGSVKLIKVREGYPNHKLKGAVFSLEDENGDIIKDKDGNEMTDLVTNENGELELNGLNPGKYQFVETKAPTGYVKSGKPVPFEIVRSQTEIVEVVAENRVASGGGGGGNGGGGNGGGGNNGGGDNGGGDSGGGDNGGGDNGGGDNGGGDNGGGDNGGGDHGGGSDGDRPDKDEPDKPVKPTQPGSTGGSSTGGTGNPVQPTVPTTPTIPSTQGSTGNADAGQMDNAGQTDPVSGSGNPAGAVDDSQANNNGEVLGQESRAVLPKTGEEANAGTLYAGIASILVGINILLSRRKQKA; this is encoded by the coding sequence ATGCAAAGGAAATATTGGAGTATAGCTGTGGCATTCATGCTGATCATCCACAGCTTTTTCGGGATGGCATCGGCCGTGCACGCCGAGACTACCGGGCAGACGGAGACCACAGGTGGAGACACGACAGCAGGTGGCGACACGACCACGGGAGGAGACACGACCACGGGAGGAGACACGACCACAGGTGGGGACACGACCACAGGTGGAGACACGACCACAGGTGGAGACACGACAGCAGGTGGAGACACGACCACAGGCGGGGACACGACCACAGGTGGAGGGACGACTACACCAGACGGAGGGACGACCGCACCAGACGGAGGGACGCACACACCAGACGGAGGGACGCCCACACCAGACGGAGGGACGCCCACACCAGACGGAGACACGCCCACACCAGACGGAGGGACGACCACACCAGACAGAGGGGCGACCACACCAGACGGGACGCCCACACCAGACGGAGACACGAGCACTCCAGGCGGAGGGACGACTAGCCCAGTTGAAGAAACGGTCCCCCCTCCCACAGAACCCTTGCCCGATGCCCCGCCGGTTGTAGTCCCAGACCCGGAAGAAACCGTCATCGAAGAAAACATCATCACCAGCGTGGTCATGAAGGGCGAGAATGGCACCAGCATCGAGGAGTTTCGCCCGGAGCAAGGGTCGCGCGTGCAAATCGATTTTACGTGGAAGCTCCCTGTGGGGCACAGCTATTCGGACGGCGCCACCTTTACCTTCGATCTGCCGGACAGGTTTGAACTGGCGAATTCGGAGGAAGGTGAGCTAGATGGTGATGTAGGAACGTTTGAAGTGACAGGGAACGGGACAGTTACTCTCACTTTTAACGATTCCATTGATGATGGGACGGAAGTAACGGGCAATTTCTACGTATGGCGCCAGTTTGACGAAAGCAAATTCGAGGGCGGCACGAAGCAGCAAATCAAATTTGAGCTGGACGGAATCGACCCCATTCAAGTTCACTTCCTAGGCACAAATACCAGCGACATCGAGAAGGGTGGCCGAGCGAACAAAAGCATGAATCCCGGCTCGATTGACTGGACCGTGGATTTCAACCTCGGAGAAAAATCGATCAAGAATGCTATCTTTACGGATGAACTGCCAGCTGGCTTGGAATTGGATCTGAATTCTGTCAAGGTAACCGCGCTCGAGGTCCAGCTGGATGGCTCGGTCAAGGAAGCAGGAACGGTGAGCAAGACAGCTGCGATGCTGCCGGAAACCAACGGCTTTACCATTCCCTTCGGTGACATCGACAGCGCCTACCGGGTGACGTACACCACCAGCATCACGGACAAGACCGACCAGAGCTTTGCCAACAAAGCCAAGGTCGAATCCGACGATCTGCCTTTGCCTTGGCAGGATACGGCGAGTGTCTCTGCCAAATACAGCAAGCCTTTGGCAAAAGATTCGACGGGTTACAATTCGAAAACCCAAACGATCGACTGGGCGATCTACTACAATTACAACGAACAGCATCTGGATCTTGGCAATGCGTGGATCGAGGACGCTTTTTTGGACGACAGCCAGGAGTTGATTGAAAGCTCCTTGACGGTCTATCGAGTGGCGATCGGCGACGACGGGAAGGGCACCAGAGTCGGGGACAAGCTTACTCTTGGGACAGACTACTCCTTCGCCAAGCTGTCAAATGGCTTCCGCTTGGAGTTCATTGCTGCCAGCGGCATAGACAACGCCTATGAAATCACCTATCAGACCAAACCAAAGGATCGCGTCTACGCGAATGCTGTGCTATCGAACGAAGTGAAAATGTACAATCAGGAGACTGTGACCTGGGAGAGAAAGATTCAGGAGAACATTTTCGCCAAAAACGTAAGCAAGATCGACTACGCGAGCAAAACGATCGATTGGCGCATGAGCCTGAACATGGACGCTCCCTCAGGTCCATGGGACATGAGCAATGTCGTCATCAAAGACCGTTTTGAAAACCAGGGACTGCGGTTCTTGCCGGGAAGCCTGGAAATCTCCGGGCTGAAAAAGGAAGACGATTATACCGTCGTAGCGGATGCGGACAGTGAAGGGTTTACCATTGCATTCAAAGGAACGATATCTGGTGCCTATGAAATCACCTACCAGACTTCCTTTGACCCTCGCATTCCCGATCGTCCCAAAAGCTACACGAACGATGCCACGCTGACGTGGGACGACCATAAGAGCGTGGGGCATACGCTCGTCAAAGCTGCTTCGGTCACTCCAGACAGCTACACCACGAACAACGGAAGCAAAACAGGCTGGTATGACGCCGAGAAAAAGATCATCACGTGGACCATTGACATCAACTACAATCTGTATGAGATCGAAAACGCGGTGATCCAAGATGTGTATACAGGCGACCAGACGTTTGTGGACGGCTCGTTGACCGTTAATAAACTGGAGCTGACAGGCGGGGCCAACGGGGTAAAAATCGTCGGGGATCCGATCGAACCCAAGCACTTTGAGAAAATCCAAAATGCTGAGGGCGACGGTTTCATTCTGGAGCTCGGGAACATCGATGCCGCTCATCGCATCACGTACCAGACGAGCCTCGAAGGCCATGATGTGTTAGCTGAATACAAAAACAACGCGACCTTGCATTATGGTGATCCTGCAAGCGCGCCGTTGTACCAAGCTTCTACGACCATTAGACCGACTCACGGCGGCAAGTACCTTCTCAAATCGGGCAAGCAAGGCTCCGGTGAGGATGAGGAGTTCGCTTTCTGGACAGTGACGGTCAACCCCAGCCAGTCTACCATAGGTGCGGGGGCCGTGCTGACCGACACGCTGTCTGACAAACAAATCCTCATCACGGATTCCTTCAAGCTCTATACCACGAAAGTGACGGCCAACGGGATCCTGTCCAAAGGGGAAGAAATGGACAGTGACGATTACGCACTGGATGTAGCGGGAAACACCTTTACTCTCACTTTCAAAAATGAGCTGAGTCGGGCGTACATCCTGGAGTACAAATCGTTTATCAATGCGAGCTACGGCGAAATCATCAGCAATTCGGCCGCTTTCCACGGTGTCACCGTAGTAGGAGTCGATGAAAACGGCAGCGAAGGAATTCGCGTTATCCTGTCGGGGGCTGGAGGCGGCGGGACGACCCCGTCCGGCGATCTGAAGGTGGTCAAGGTAGATGCCGACAATCCGGCGACGACGTTGGAGAAAGCGGTTTTCGCCTTGTACGACAAGTCAGGCGCTACGCTGATCAAGCAAGTGGAAACGGATAGCAACGGGGTAGCACTCTTCACGAATCTGAAGCTCAAGACGTACGTATTGAAGGAAGTGGCGGCTCCTGCCGGTTATGTGATCGGTCCTGACTACCAGGGTGGGAAAAAGATCACGTTGAAGCAAGGGGCATCTGATCCGGCAGCAGGAATCGTTGGCTGCGCGGCACCTGCTCCATCCGATCCGGACGCTGCACCGACCTCCGAATGCGAACTTACGGTCGGCAACAAGCTGCTGCGCCAAGGATTCGAATTTACCAAAGTCGATGCGGAGAATCACGCGGTTCCGCTTGCGGGCGCGATCTTCCAGCTGCAATTTGAGAACGGAAACGGATCACTTGAGAATGTAGCGGAACTGACATCGGATGCGAACGGCAAGATTTCCAAAGGGGAATTGAAGCCAGGCAAGTATCTACTGACAGAAAAGACAGCGCCGAAGGGATACAAGCTTGACCCAGCACCGATCGAATTCACGATTGCGGCGAACCAGACACAAGTGTTGAAACAGGACATCGAAAACACGATCAATGTCGGTTCTGTCGAGCTGCTAAAGGTTGACCACTACACGAAAGAGCCTCTGGATGGCGTCGTATTCGATCTTGTGGATGCTGACGGAAAAGTCGTGTACACCGGGGCGACAGGAAGCGGCGGCAAACTGCGCGTAGATGGACTAAAGGCGGGAGCTTACCGATTCGTTGAAAAGAAAGCCCTAGCCGACTACGAGCTAGCTGCGCCGTATGACTTCGAGCTTACCGAGGAAGGCCTGAAAGAGCTGACGATCACCAACAAGCTGATCCCGGGCTCGGTCAAGCTGATCAAGGTGAGAGAGGGCTATCCGAACCATAAGCTGAAAGGCGCGGTATTCTCTCTCGAGGATGAAAACGGTGACATCATCAAAGACAAAGACGGCAACGAGATGACCGATCTGGTCACGAATGAAAACGGGGAGCTTGAATTGAACGGACTGAATCCGGGTAAATACCAGTTCGTGGAGACAAAGGCTCCGACCGGATACGTCAAAAGCGGGAAACCTGTACCTTTTGAGATTGTCAGAAGCCAGACAGAGATCGTGGAAGTCGTAGCAGAGAACAGGGTAGCTTCCGGAGGCGGAGGCGGCGGAAACGGCGGAGGCGGAAACGGCGGAGGCGGCAACAACGGCGGAGGCGACAACGGCGGAGGCGACAGCGGCGGAGGCGACAACGGCGGAGGTGACAACGGCGGAGGCGACAATGGCGGAGGTGACAACGGCGGAGGCGACAATGGCGGAGGTGACCACGGCGGAGGATCCGATGGGGACAGGCCAGACAAGGACGAGCCTGACAAGCCAGTCAAACCGACGCAGCCCGGAAGCACAGGTGGATCGAGTACAGGTGGAACGGGTAACCCTGTACAACCGACTGTTCCGACCACACCGACAATTCCAAGCACCCAAGGATCGACCGGCAATGCAGATGCAGGACAGATGGACAACGCCGGGCAAACTGATCCTGTTTCAGGCTCCGGCAATCCTGCTGGTGCGGTAGATGACAGCCAGGCGAACAACAACGGGGAAGTGTTAGGTCAGGAATCCAGAGCAGTTTTACCCAAGACCGGGGAGGAAGCGAACGCAGGCACACTCTATGCGGGAATCGCCTCCATACTGGTCGGGATCAACATCCTGCTTTCTCGTAGAAAACAAAAAGCGTAA
- a CDS encoding LysR family transcriptional regulator, whose protein sequence is MELLQLQYFLEVARMEHVTEAARSLHVTQSSLSKTIQRLEEDLGVPLFDRKGRKLRLNEFGSKFLRRAERALFELEQGKLELSDLSSPEHGTLELAVTTASTLPDILREFRKKLPDIQFHVQMLSTQEMAALLHRGEVDFCLSSPPIQEDDIECQIVFIDPILVAVPRGHRLADRSIVSLTELRDEWFVGVKRGYGTRDLVDSICRSVGFAPKYVYEGDEPARLIKLVEADIGIAFIPSTARDSREQIKYLQVENHELVREIALLWHRSRYISRAALEFREVVVDYFGALSKLTN, encoded by the coding sequence ATGGAACTTCTTCAACTGCAATACTTTCTCGAGGTAGCTCGTATGGAACATGTGACCGAAGCTGCACGAAGCCTGCATGTGACCCAATCGTCACTAAGCAAAACGATTCAACGATTGGAGGAGGATCTAGGAGTCCCTCTATTTGATCGAAAAGGGAGAAAGCTGCGGTTGAATGAGTTCGGAAGCAAATTCCTGCGCCGTGCGGAAAGAGCATTGTTTGAATTGGAACAGGGGAAGCTGGAGCTTAGCGATTTGTCCAGCCCGGAGCATGGCACACTGGAATTGGCGGTGACTACTGCAAGCACGCTGCCCGATATCCTTCGAGAGTTTCGGAAAAAGCTGCCTGATATCCAATTTCACGTACAAATGCTGAGCACGCAGGAAATGGCTGCGCTTCTTCATAGAGGAGAGGTCGATTTTTGCTTGTCCTCACCACCTATACAAGAGGATGACATTGAATGTCAAATCGTGTTCATCGACCCCATCCTCGTAGCTGTTCCAAGGGGACATCGACTGGCAGACCGAAGCATCGTATCTTTGACAGAATTGAGGGATGAATGGTTTGTCGGCGTAAAGAGAGGTTACGGTACACGCGATTTAGTAGACTCAATATGCAGATCGGTTGGATTTGCACCTAAATATGTGTATGAGGGAGATGAACCTGCAAGGCTAATCAAGCTTGTGGAAGCAGACATTGGCATAGCCTTCATACCAAGTACGGCAAGAGATTCTCGGGAACAAATCAAATATCTCCAAGTAGAGAATCACGAATTGGTGCGGGAAATCGCTTTATTATGGCACAGGAGTCGGTATATTTCGCGAGCTGCTCTAGAATTCCGTGAAGTCGTCGTCGATTATTTCGGGGCACTATCCAAACTGACGAATTAA